Proteins found in one Triticum aestivum cultivar Chinese Spring chromosome 4D, IWGSC CS RefSeq v2.1, whole genome shotgun sequence genomic segment:
- the LOC123099430 gene encoding uncharacterized protein, translating to MEPLEAAIAIVFNALLLVFMVKLFFAMFQMKLVVILFYLVVVLFALAFSGRGPAGF from the coding sequence ATGGAGCCCCTGGAGGCGGCGATAGCGATCGTGTTCAACGCGCTGCTGCTGGTGTTCATGGTGAAGCTCTTCTTCGCCATGTTCCAGATGAAgctcgtcgtcatcctcttctacctcgtcgtcgtcctcttcgCCCTCGCCTTCTCCGGCCGCGGCCCCGCCGGCTTCTAG
- the LOC123095800 gene encoding pentatricopeptide repeat-containing protein At2g13600-like, whose translation MRAAVRTKRPRRPPPAATAQLASSSRPKLEKAQVPLTLPLKSFKFRLANGPPLAPTPKAFKSYAETCATLLRLCRAAATATSHAAPASSSPSSDRLPLALSLHAHAVRSGVAADRSVASHLLTTYAAFARAAERDRAFGDCVAADAASPFAYDFMVSEHVKAGDIASARRLFDGMPDRTVVSYTTMVDALMKRGRVAEAVELYEQCPSGSVAFFTATISGFVRNELHHNALGVFRKMLSCRVRPNGITIVCMIKACVGAGEFGLALSIVGLAIKSNFFESSIEVQNSLITLYLRMGDAAAARKVFDEMDVKDVVSWTALLDVYSESGDLDGARRVLDAMPERNEVSWGTLIARHEQRGNAAEAVKLYSQMLADGCRPNISCFSSVLSACASLEDLRGGARIHARSLKMGSSTNVFVSCSLIDMYCKCNKCGDAQTIFDTLPQKNIVCWNSLVSGYSYNGKMVEAMYLFKKMPARNLASWNTIISGYAQNRQFVDALKSFNAMLASGQVPGEITFSSVLLACANLCSLVTGKMAHAKTIKLGIEESIFIGTALSDMYAKSGDLQSSKRMFYQMPERNDVTWTAMIQGLAENGFAEESILLFEDMMATGMTPNEHTFLALLFACSHGGLVEQAIHYFDKMQALGISPKEKHYTCMVDVLARAGRLAEAEALLMKTPSKSEANSWAALLSACNTYRNEEIAERAAKRLHELAKDNTAGYVLLSNMYASCGRWKDAARIRVLMKGTTLKKDGGCSWVQVRGQYHAFFSWEAKHPLSMEIDEILDLLMWESSL comes from the coding sequence ATGAGAGCGGCGGTTCGCACGAAGCGGCCGCGGCGGCCACCGCCGGCGGCGACGGCACAGCTGGCTTCCAGTTCCAGGCCGAAGCTGGAGAAGGCGCAGGTCCCTCTAACCCTCCCGCTGAAATCCTTCAAGTTCCGTCTGGCCAACGGCCCGCCGCTCGCGCCCACGCCCAAGGCATTCAAGTCCTACGCCGAGACCTGCGCCACCCTCCTCCGCctctgccgcgccgccgccaccgccaccagccATGCCGCGCCTgcttcctcctcgccctcctccgacCGCCTGCCGCTCGCCCTCTCGCTGCACGCGCACGCCGTGCGCTCTGGCGTCGCCGCCGACCGCTCCGTGGCCTCGCACCTCCTCACCACCTACGCCGCCTTTGCTCGCGCCGCGGAGCGCGATCGTGCCTTCGGGGACTGCGTTGCCGCGGACGCCGCCTCCCCCTTCGCGTACGACTTCATGGTGTCCGAGCACGTCAAGGCCGGGGACATTGCCTCCGCTCGCAGGCTGTTCGACGGAATGCCCGATAGGACCGTCGTGTCGTACACTACCATGGTGGACGCGTTGATGAAGCGCGGGCGTGTGGCAGAGGCCGTCGAGCTTTATGAGCAGTGCCCGTCTGGCTCCGTGGCCTTCTTTACGGCAACGATTTCTGGTTTTGTCCGCAATGAGCTCCACCACAATGCTCTTGGCGTCTTTCGTAAAATGCTCAGCTGCAGGGTGAGGCCTAATGGTATCACCATTGTGTGCATGATCAAGGCATGCGTTGGTGCAGGTGAATTTGGTCTGGCTTTGTCGATCGTGGGGTTGGCCATTAAATCAAACTTCTTTGAGAGCAGCATCGAGGTACAAAATTCTTTGATCACGCTGTATCTAAGAATGGGAGATGCAGCTGCAGCCCGTAAGGTGTTTGATGAGATGGACGTGAAGGATGTGGTCTCGTGGACTGCACTGCTTGATGTGTACTCTGAGTCGGGTGATCTTGATGGAGCTCGACGGGTTCTTGATGCAATGCCTGAGAGGAATGAGGTCTCCTGGGGTACTTTGATTGCTAGGCATGAGCAGAGAGGCAATGCGGCAGAAGCGGTGAAGCTGTACAGTCAAATGCTGGCTGATGGTTGTAGGCCAAACATTTCATGCTTCTCTAGTGTGCTCAGTGCCTGTGCTAGTCTTGAGGACTTGCGAGGAGGAGCGAGGATCCATGCCCGTAGCCTAAAGATGGGCTCTAGCACCAATGTGTTCGTATCCTGCTCTCTGATTGACATGTACTGCAAATGCAACAAGTGTGGAGATGCGCAAACGATTTTTGACACCCTCCCACAAAAGAACATAGTGTGCTGGAACTCTCTCGTTTCAGGTTATAGCTACAACGGGAAAATGGTAGAAGCTATGTATCTCTTCAAGAAGATGCCTGCAAGGAATTTAGCTTCATGGAATACGATTATCTCTGGTTACGCGCAGAATCGACAATTTGTTGACGCGCTAAAATCTTTCAATGCAATGTTGGCTTCGGGTCAGGTTCCAGGGGAAATTACATTCTCGAGCGTTCTTCTTGCTTGTGCAAACTTGTGCTCTTTAGTCACGGGTAAGATGGCTCATGCTAAGACTATCAAGCTAGGAATCGAGGAAAGCATTTTTATCGGCACTGCACTTAGTGACATGTATGCCAAGTCAGGGGATTTACAGAGCTCCAAGAGGATGTTTTATCAAATGCCTGAAAGAAATGATGTCACTTGGACTGCCATGATTCAAGGACTTGCTGAAAATGGTTTTGCGGAGGAATCTATTCTTTTATTTGAGGATATGATGGCAACTGGAATGACACCAAACGAGCATACATTTTTAGCTCTTCTATTTGCTTGTTCCCACGGTGGTTTGGTGGAGCAAGCCATACATTATTTTGACAAAATGCAGGCATTGGGTATTTCACCTAAAGAGAAGCACTATACTTGTATGGTTGATGTCCTAGCTCGAGCTGGTCGTTTGGCAGAGGCAGAAGCTCTGCTGATGAAAACCCCAAGTAAATCAGAAGCAAATTCATGGGCTGCCCTTCTGAGCGCTTGCAACACTTACAGGAATGAGGAGATTGCTGAGAGGGCTGCAAAGCGGCTTCATGAGTTGGCGAAGGATAATACAGCAGGCTATGTGCTACTCTCGAATATGTATGCATCATGTGGAAGGTGGAAAGATGCTGCCAGGATAAGGGTACTGATGAAAGGGACCACACTCAAGAAAGATGGAGGGTGTAGCTGGGTTCAAGTAAGAGGTCAATATCACGCCTTCTTTTCTTGGGAAGCAAAGCATCCACTGTCAATGGAAATCGATGAGATCTTGGATTTACTAATGTGGGAATCGTCTCTTTGA